The following are encoded in a window of Paenibacillus polymyxa genomic DNA:
- a CDS encoding lipoate--protein ligase has protein sequence MLFIDNQGIHDPAINLAIEEYALKHLPLDDSYLLFYINQPSIIIGKHQNTIEEINAEFVRDNNIQVVRRLSGGGAVYHDLGNLNFSFITKDNGESFHNFLKFTQPVIDALRQMGVEAEMTGRNDLQVGERKISGNAQFATRGRMFSHGTLMFNLNLDNVAASLHANPEKFKSKSTKSVRSRVANISELMDREMTIEQFREELLRSIFGAELDQVPQYKLTDADWAKIHEISKERYQSWDWNYGLSPESNIKHTRKFPVGIIDIRMDLKEGYIRDIKIYGDFFGVGDVADIENILRGKRYDEGEVRQALSSLDLKHYFGNIELDDFVGLVFLED, from the coding sequence ATGCTGTTCATCGACAACCAGGGGATACACGATCCAGCCATTAATCTTGCTATTGAGGAATACGCGCTCAAGCATTTACCGCTGGACGACAGCTATTTGCTGTTTTACATTAATCAGCCTTCTATTATTATAGGCAAGCATCAAAACACTATTGAAGAAATCAACGCCGAGTTTGTTAGGGACAACAATATTCAAGTCGTTCGTCGCCTGTCCGGCGGTGGGGCTGTATATCATGATCTCGGTAATTTAAATTTCAGCTTCATTACTAAGGATAACGGGGAGTCCTTTCATAATTTCCTCAAATTTACGCAACCTGTGATTGACGCCCTGCGCCAAATGGGAGTAGAAGCTGAAATGACAGGCCGCAACGATCTACAGGTCGGAGAACGTAAAATTTCAGGAAACGCCCAATTTGCCACACGCGGACGTATGTTCAGCCACGGTACATTGATGTTCAACCTGAATCTGGATAATGTGGCTGCATCGTTGCATGCCAATCCCGAAAAGTTTAAATCCAAAAGCACAAAATCCGTCCGCAGTCGCGTGGCTAACATCAGCGAACTGATGGACCGTGAGATGACCATAGAGCAATTTCGCGAGGAACTGCTACGTTCCATATTCGGAGCAGAATTGGATCAGGTGCCTCAATATAAGCTCACCGATGCCGACTGGGCCAAAATCCATGAAATATCCAAAGAACGCTACCAATCGTGGGATTGGAACTACGGTCTATCCCCCGAGAGCAATATCAAGCACACACGTAAATTTCCGGTCGGTATTATTGATATCCGCATGGATCTTAAGGAAGGCTACATCCGTGATATTAAAATCTATGGGGATTTCTTTGGTGTGGGTGACGTTGCTGATATTGAAAATATCCTGCGCGGCAAGCGTTATGATGAAGGTGAGGTACGTCAAGCCTTATCCTCTCTCGATTTGAAGCACTATTTTGGTAATATTGAGCTGGACGATTTTGTTGGACTTGTATTTTTGGAAGACTAA
- a CDS encoding secondary thiamine-phosphate synthase enzyme YjbQ, which produces MLHTLELSTTRRDEMRDITREVASLIEKSGVQQGTALVYCPHTTAGIAINENADPDVKHDVILTLDEVYPWEHPQYRHMEGNTASHLKSITTGPSQTIIIHDGKLLLGRWQGLYFCEFDGPRRRQYHVKIMKG; this is translated from the coding sequence TTGTTGCATACTTTAGAATTATCCACTACACGGCGAGATGAAATGCGCGATATTACACGAGAGGTTGCTTCATTGATCGAAAAAAGCGGGGTACAACAAGGAACCGCACTTGTTTATTGTCCACACACGACAGCCGGCATCGCCATTAATGAAAATGCAGACCCAGACGTCAAACATGATGTGATATTAACACTAGATGAAGTTTATCCGTGGGAGCATCCCCAATATCGCCATATGGAGGGAAATACGGCTTCCCACCTAAAATCCATTACGACAGGCCCCTCACAAACGATCATCATCCATGATGGAAAGCTGTTGCTCGGACGATGGCAGGGACTTTATTTTTGTGAATTCGACGGACCACGCAGACGCCAATACCATGTAAAGATCATGAAAGGCTGA
- a CDS encoding YigZ family protein: protein MLEQYRTVRGAGNKEIVIRKSRFIGHIQPVQTEEEAVAFIERIKKEHWNATHNCSAYMIGERDEIQKQSDDGEPSGTAGKPILEVIRNQKLKNVAIVVTRYFGGILLGAGGLIRAYSDGAVAAIEAGDAITRVLHREVFVELDYTWLGKVENELRNRSIRTGETMFTDKVTLTCLPLAGDAESFSNWITDLTQGQSLVSEGEQLYFIEGE, encoded by the coding sequence ATGTTGGAACAATACCGAACCGTACGCGGTGCCGGCAACAAGGAAATTGTGATCCGAAAATCCCGTTTTATCGGCCATATTCAGCCTGTTCAAACTGAGGAAGAAGCAGTTGCTTTCATAGAGCGCATCAAAAAAGAGCATTGGAACGCTACCCATAATTGTTCTGCTTACATGATTGGCGAAAGAGACGAAATCCAAAAGCAATCGGATGACGGAGAACCGAGTGGTACGGCTGGAAAGCCTATTTTGGAGGTGATCCGCAACCAGAAGCTAAAAAATGTCGCTATTGTTGTTACCCGTTACTTTGGTGGGATTTTGTTAGGAGCAGGCGGTCTGATTCGCGCGTATTCAGATGGTGCTGTTGCAGCAATCGAGGCAGGAGATGCAATTACACGTGTGCTGCATCGCGAAGTCTTTGTAGAATTGGATTATACCTGGTTGGGCAAAGTGGAAAATGAATTACGCAATCGCAGCATCCGCACTGGAGAAACAATGTTTACGGATAAAGTTACCTTAACCTGTCTGCCGCTGGCTGGTGATGCGGAATCCTTCAGCAACTGGATAACAGACTTGACGCAGGGGCAATCGCTTGTGTCGGAGGGAGAGCAGCTTTACTTTATTGAAGGGGAATAA
- a CDS encoding MBL fold metallo-hydrolase has translation MNRLIFLGTGDAMGVPRVYCDCLVCTEARTTGANVRLRSSVLIESETEDFMIDCGPDWRRQLELRGLRFIPTILVTHAHFDHIGGLPEWADACRWTGNRGRLYAPQEVIDTILRQFSWLSGNLDLIPVDQGVQLGGWNIRGWRVNHGKNGYAYAYRLEKDGFSWAYCSDSIGLNEAEILPLHNLNLLVLGTSFYHEEAEYATRSVYDMLEAQELIGRLKPESTVFTHMSHDVDVTRNYGLLEGISLAHTGMSLPLE, from the coding sequence ATGAATCGGCTTATTTTTCTTGGCACGGGGGATGCAATGGGGGTTCCGCGTGTATATTGTGATTGTCTCGTATGCACAGAAGCTCGCACGACAGGGGCGAATGTAAGATTGAGATCGTCTGTGCTGATCGAAAGCGAGACGGAGGACTTTATGATTGATTGTGGCCCGGACTGGCGCAGACAGCTAGAATTGCGCGGTCTGCGTTTTATCCCTACGATCCTTGTGACACATGCACATTTTGACCATATTGGAGGATTACCAGAATGGGCAGATGCCTGTCGCTGGACTGGGAACAGAGGTCGCTTGTACGCGCCACAGGAAGTGATTGACACGATCTTGCGTCAATTTTCCTGGCTCTCTGGAAACTTGGATCTTATTCCAGTAGACCAGGGAGTCCAACTTGGCGGATGGAATATCCGGGGATGGCGTGTGAATCACGGGAAGAACGGATATGCCTACGCTTATCGTCTGGAAAAGGACGGTTTCTCGTGGGCTTACTGTTCGGATTCGATTGGATTGAATGAGGCGGAAATTCTGCCCTTGCACAATCTGAATTTGCTCGTCCTGGGAACGAGTTTTTATCATGAGGAGGCCGAGTATGCCACCCGTTCCGTATATGACATGCTGGAGGCTCAGGAGCTTATAGGAAGGCTTAAACCCGAAAGCACAGTGTTTACACATATGTCCCATGATGTAGATGTCACACGCAACTATGGGCTTCTGGAAGGGATTAGCTTGGCACACACCGGCATGAGTTTGCCGTTAGAATAA
- a CDS encoding PLP-dependent aminotransferase family protein has product MGKNNTELLFAADHALKLYEQVIHYVTVRIDRGDWQTDMKLPSVRSLAQELGVHRLTVFRAYQELKQLGLVYVKDKSGYYVHASQATGHAKYAGYSGHSSIDLTIHSESAHAADDPSVSAWRGMDGLSRVQSVNTNFQFSKALIDPSLLPNRFWGELMMQVFEKHPKVAATYSAVQGDAELREAMAQHFSVDKHFALSPDEVLITSGAQQAIDLIGRSLLRTGDRVLIERPAYGPAMEIFRRLGARLTMTDIRPEGYDMDQIEWCMKTEKPRLFYMNPTFHNPTGFTVPDEQRKRLPELAERYGCLIVEDDSTYDISFGQKPPSPIFAYDVSGSVVYIRSYSKYVAPGLRIAAVTCRPQLMNSLLNVKALVDNGSPLLNQKLFLEYFQSPRMQQHIKKLCIALQIRKETMEDSLRDSGWTWTSPAGGLNLWLQLPSTLKPNELLAKSLQESVSFVPGNVFDPIGAEGKTHVRLSYSYANELQIKEGISTLLRISQTM; this is encoded by the coding sequence ATGGGTAAGAACAACACCGAACTACTCTTTGCAGCCGATCATGCCTTAAAGCTGTATGAGCAGGTTATCCATTATGTAACTGTGCGGATTGATCGCGGGGATTGGCAAACAGACATGAAGCTGCCGTCCGTACGAAGCTTGGCTCAGGAGCTGGGTGTACATCGGCTAACTGTTTTCCGGGCATATCAGGAGTTGAAGCAACTGGGACTGGTCTATGTAAAGGACAAATCAGGATATTACGTTCATGCTTCCCAAGCGACTGGGCATGCAAAATATGCTGGCTACTCGGGACATTCGTCCATTGACCTCACGATTCACTCCGAATCTGCCCATGCGGCAGATGATCCGTCAGTTTCAGCCTGGAGAGGAATGGATGGACTTAGCCGCGTTCAATCCGTAAATACGAATTTCCAGTTTTCCAAAGCGCTGATTGACCCCTCTCTCCTGCCCAACCGATTTTGGGGAGAGCTAATGATGCAGGTATTTGAAAAGCATCCGAAAGTAGCGGCCACCTATTCCGCTGTGCAGGGTGATGCCGAGCTTCGGGAGGCCATGGCACAGCATTTTAGCGTGGATAAGCATTTTGCTTTATCACCGGATGAAGTGCTGATTACCTCCGGAGCACAGCAAGCCATTGATTTAATTGGCCGATCTCTGCTCCGTACAGGAGACCGTGTATTGATCGAACGCCCTGCCTATGGCCCCGCTATGGAAATATTCCGTAGACTAGGCGCACGTCTGACTATGACTGATATTCGACCAGAAGGTTATGATATGGACCAGATTGAGTGGTGCATGAAAACGGAAAAACCACGCCTCTTTTATATGAATCCAACATTCCACAACCCGACGGGCTTTACGGTCCCCGATGAGCAGCGCAAACGACTGCCTGAACTAGCCGAGCGCTATGGCTGCCTCATTGTTGAGGATGACAGCACCTATGACATTAGCTTTGGGCAAAAGCCCCCTTCTCCAATTTTCGCCTATGATGTTTCGGGAAGCGTCGTCTACATTCGAAGTTACAGTAAATATGTCGCACCCGGTCTACGAATCGCAGCCGTGACCTGCCGACCACAGCTCATGAACAGCCTGCTGAACGTCAAAGCGTTAGTGGACAATGGATCGCCACTGCTGAATCAAAAGCTGTTTTTAGAATACTTTCAATCTCCACGTATGCAGCAGCATATTAAAAAGCTATGTATCGCGCTCCAGATTCGTAAAGAAACGATGGAAGACAGTCTCCGCGACTCCGGTTGGACATGGACCAGCCCGGCAGGGGGACTCAACCTGTGGCTCCAGCTGCCTTCTACGTTGAAACCTAATGAATTACTTGCCAAAAGTTTACAAGAGTCTGTATCCTTTGTCCCCGGCAATGTATTTGATCCCATCGGCGCAGAGGGTAAAACGCATGTACGGCTGTCCTATTCATACGCCAACGAGCTACAAATCAAAGAAGGAATCTCCACACTTCTACGTATCAGTCAAACGATGTAA
- a CDS encoding sulfate/molybdate ABC transporter ATP-binding protein — protein sequence MHVEVRGLNKHFGNFHAVKDVSFDIQAGHLIGLLGPSGGGKTSILRILAGLEQPDAGEIHFHGKRVNELSPQERGIGFVFQNYALFKHMSVYDNIAFGLKVKKSSKTRIKERVTELVELTGLKGFEHRYPHQLSGGQRQRVAFARALAPEPQLLLLDEPFAAIDAKIRQELRTWLRELIERVGITSIFVTHDQDEAIEVADEIMVINQGRLEQKGTPWDIYKKPGTPFVASFIGESTVIEQAGSLRGFEEAAGVGTRALIRPEYIDVGPSEEFTLLSATEEGTVKHLHFRGSEWMVEVQVGDHRLMTYRSLEKSTLEPGQQVRVLVHRAYLYNDQSSWMVENRLKEDPMPIII from the coding sequence ATGCATGTGGAAGTAAGAGGATTAAACAAGCATTTCGGTAATTTTCATGCAGTAAAGGACGTATCTTTTGATATTCAGGCGGGCCATCTTATTGGCTTACTCGGTCCAAGTGGTGGGGGGAAAACCTCCATTCTTCGCATTTTGGCGGGTCTGGAGCAACCGGATGCGGGAGAAATTCATTTTCATGGAAAAAGGGTAAACGAGCTGTCACCGCAGGAACGTGGAATCGGATTTGTATTTCAAAACTATGCTTTGTTCAAGCACATGAGCGTCTACGACAATATTGCCTTTGGCCTGAAAGTGAAAAAAAGCTCCAAAACCCGCATCAAGGAACGGGTCACAGAGTTGGTCGAACTAACGGGGCTCAAAGGATTTGAGCATCGTTATCCGCATCAGTTGTCAGGTGGACAGCGCCAGCGGGTTGCCTTTGCGCGTGCTTTGGCACCAGAGCCTCAATTGCTGCTGTTGGATGAGCCTTTTGCAGCTATTGATGCCAAGATTCGTCAGGAGCTGCGCACCTGGCTGCGAGAGTTGATTGAGCGGGTGGGTATTACTTCAATTTTTGTCACCCATGATCAGGATGAGGCGATTGAAGTAGCGGATGAAATTATGGTGATTAATCAGGGACGACTGGAGCAGAAGGGAACACCTTGGGATATTTATAAAAAACCGGGTACTCCGTTCGTGGCTTCCTTTATTGGGGAATCTACGGTGATTGAACAGGCAGGCAGTCTCCGAGGCTTCGAAGAAGCTGCTGGAGTGGGAACACGTGCCTTGATCCGTCCAGAGTATATTGATGTCGGGCCAAGCGAGGAATTTACGCTTCTGTCGGCGACCGAGGAAGGCACAGTGAAGCATTTGCATTTTCGTGGAAGTGAGTGGATGGTTGAAGTACAGGTCGGGGATCATCGTCTCATGACATACCGCTCGCTGGAGAAGTCTACGCTGGAACCTGGTCAGCAGGTGCGAGTGTTGGTGCATCGAGCCTATCTCTATAATGACCAGTCCAGCTGGATGGTGGAAAACCGCCTGAAGGAAGATCCAATGCCTATCATCATTTGA
- the cbiB gene encoding adenosylcobinamide-phosphate synthase CbiB, producing MTVSLIILAAYLLDRLIGDPRWLPHPVIGMGHAISALEKAIRRQVRSDRGLKRAGILLPLIVAGGSFALAWALLHLLAWIHPWLSVGAEMVLIATTIASKGLKDAGMAVYRALQADDLAAARRELGMIVGRDTQQLDEPEIVRGTVETVAENIVDAIISPLFYALIGGAPLSLAYRAVNTLDSMVGYKNEKYLHLGWASARLDDVANYIPARLTAAMLVVAAWMYKRDAARSWRTVKRDARLHPSPNSGFPESAVAGALGIRLGGYNVYHGVRSFRAYMGDWIRPLESKDIRHTIQLMFAVSSMFVGLCLLGAAGCFALGWVR from the coding sequence GTGACAGTTAGCTTGATTATCCTGGCAGCCTACCTTTTGGACAGGCTGATCGGTGATCCGAGGTGGTTGCCGCATCCAGTCATCGGGATGGGACATGCCATTTCAGCATTGGAAAAAGCGATTCGTCGCCAGGTCCGCAGTGATCGGGGGCTGAAACGTGCGGGTATACTGCTTCCGCTCATTGTGGCGGGAGGCTCCTTTGCGCTCGCCTGGGCGCTGTTGCACTTGCTTGCCTGGATTCATCCGTGGTTGTCTGTCGGCGCAGAAATGGTGCTGATTGCGACCACGATTGCTTCCAAAGGACTAAAGGATGCAGGAATGGCCGTATACCGAGCGTTGCAGGCGGATGATCTGGCAGCGGCACGGCGGGAGCTGGGCATGATTGTCGGGCGGGATACGCAACAGCTTGATGAGCCTGAGATTGTACGTGGTACGGTTGAAACGGTCGCTGAAAATATCGTGGACGCGATTATTTCCCCGCTTTTTTATGCCCTGATCGGAGGAGCACCCTTGTCGCTGGCTTATCGTGCTGTGAATACGCTCGATTCCATGGTTGGCTATAAAAATGAAAAGTATCTGCATTTAGGCTGGGCTTCAGCACGTCTAGATGATGTGGCTAACTACATTCCGGCACGCCTGACAGCGGCAATGCTTGTCGTAGCGGCGTGGATGTACAAGCGAGATGCTGCTAGAAGCTGGCGCACAGTCAAGCGAGACGCTCGTCTGCACCCAAGCCCGAACAGTGGCTTCCCGGAATCAGCTGTTGCTGGAGCACTGGGGATTCGTCTTGGAGGCTATAATGTGTATCATGGCGTACGCTCTTTTCGTGCATACATGGGCGATTGGATACGACCGCTAGAGTCGAAAGATATACGGCATACAATCCAGCTGATGTTCGCCGTGTCCAGTATGTTCGTAGGATTGTGTTTGTTAGGAGCCGCAGGTTGTTTTGCCTTGGGATGGGTGCGGTGA
- a CDS encoding histidine phosphatase family protein, producing the protein MILKQDIAAKRTVEYVQSPNSQEDKVPYDAKEDLHWDMELVLVRHGTTLWNKERRYMGHSDLGLLPGAEQELKPLQEELQGQSFARIYCSDLMRCRQTLQIIVPESELTSGGSLSTMSPMMEPRLRELHFGEWDGKTYDMLKDVSLYRAWIDEPQRITPPGGESWTDFVNRLRKFLDSLYEWRVAMEVQPMDLTAAPPSVLVVTHGGVIRQLACMLIPGHDFWSLNPKPGEAFRIQLRLAGPHNYIAEMLPH; encoded by the coding sequence ATGATCTTGAAGCAAGATATAGCAGCAAAAAGGACGGTAGAATACGTACAAAGTCCGAACTCACAGGAGGATAAGGTGCCATATGATGCTAAAGAAGATCTGCATTGGGACATGGAACTCGTGTTAGTTCGTCACGGCACAACCTTATGGAATAAGGAACGTCGATATATGGGACACTCCGACTTAGGTTTGCTACCAGGAGCAGAACAGGAATTAAAGCCTTTGCAAGAAGAATTGCAGGGGCAGTCCTTTGCTCGAATCTATTGCAGCGATTTAATGCGATGTCGCCAGACCTTGCAGATCATTGTGCCGGAGTCAGAATTGACGTCTGGAGGTTCCCTATCTACTATGTCTCCTATGATGGAACCACGTCTGCGAGAGCTTCATTTTGGCGAGTGGGATGGAAAAACGTATGACATGCTCAAGGATGTGTCGTTGTATCGCGCTTGGATTGATGAGCCGCAACGGATAACCCCTCCTGGAGGAGAGTCTTGGACAGATTTTGTGAATCGTTTGCGGAAATTTCTTGACTCTCTGTATGAATGGCGTGTTGCTATGGAAGTTCAACCCATGGATTTGACTGCTGCGCCGCCCTCTGTTTTGGTCGTTACGCATGGTGGCGTAATTCGTCAGTTAGCTTGCATGCTGATACCGGGCCATGATTTTTGGAGTCTGAATCCGAAGCCGGGAGAAGCATTTAGGATTCAATTGAGGCTGGCAGGACCGCACAATTACATAGCGGAAATGCTCCCTCATTAG
- a CDS encoding DMT family transporter, whose amino-acid sequence MIGIAFTVMCLIFGTTFLAIKVGVEAGLPPFLSAGVRFFAAGAILFIAMKLTGKVRWSLLWRKEMLLIGAGTTFGTFSALYWAEQYVSSGIGAILSATGPMMIVILQSVLLRQKTSRITVVGCMISFLGVVLVVLPGLAVQISGLWLAGCLVILLGELCYSGGALYSKRVMDVFRETNPIALNAAQMIHGGWMLLLLSAITEPWSSEGWQYLPAMGSLLYLILFGSMIAHTLFYWLMERTNPLFPTTWLYISPPIAVGLGALLYGEHVSWWMLAGVLLIVTGLILMNNGIIRLVNRRKVRSAA is encoded by the coding sequence ATGATAGGTATCGCGTTTACAGTAATGTGTCTTATTTTTGGCACAACGTTTTTGGCCATAAAAGTGGGAGTGGAAGCCGGACTTCCGCCATTCCTATCGGCAGGTGTACGTTTTTTCGCGGCAGGGGCGATATTGTTCATTGCTATGAAGCTGACCGGAAAAGTACGATGGTCGTTATTATGGCGGAAGGAAATGTTGCTGATTGGAGCAGGAACGACCTTCGGTACATTTTCAGCCTTGTATTGGGCAGAGCAATATGTCAGCTCCGGGATCGGAGCTATTTTGTCAGCTACCGGGCCGATGATGATCGTCATTTTGCAATCTGTACTGCTACGGCAAAAAACGTCACGGATTACGGTCGTTGGCTGCATGATCAGCTTTCTTGGTGTGGTGCTGGTTGTGCTGCCCGGATTGGCGGTTCAGATCAGTGGTCTGTGGCTGGCGGGATGCCTTGTCATTTTGCTGGGGGAGCTGTGTTATTCCGGGGGAGCTCTGTATTCCAAGCGAGTGATGGATGTATTTCGTGAAACGAACCCGATTGCCCTGAATGCGGCGCAAATGATCCATGGGGGATGGATGCTGCTGTTACTGTCTGCGATCACGGAACCGTGGAGTTCTGAGGGGTGGCAGTACCTTCCTGCCATGGGGTCTTTACTTTATCTGATCCTGTTTGGTTCGATGATTGCACATACACTGTTCTACTGGCTCATGGAGCGTACAAATCCCCTGTTTCCGACGACGTGGCTGTATATATCACCGCCGATTGCGGTCGGCTTGGGAGCGTTGTTGTATGGAGAGCATGTAAGCTGGTGGATGCTGGCTGGGGTGCTGCTCATTGTGACCGGATTAATCCTTATGAACAATGGAATTATCCGTCTGGTGAACAGGCGTAAGGTACGTTCTGCTGCCTGA
- the cobD gene encoding threonine-phosphate decarboxylase CobD: MIEVYGHGGDRETAAATFGGAAADFVDFSANINPLGPPPEVLEALQHSFDTVIRYPDPGHRNFKNMLARRLHVPPESLSIGNGAAESMALLLLGLAPKRVGTVEPCFSEYAELAGKFGAEVNRVYGKASLQWKADVEDILQLMEQVDVLFLGQPNNPNGVQYSEQELCELAEAAGTTGTVLVVDEAFIDFIPLERRISLLPVLDRYPHVILIRSMTKFYAIPGLRLGYAIAHPDYIRRMTAKQVTWSVNGLALLAGEACLRSGQAYERQTQELIAAERNRLLTALAEWGCGVVPGEANYVLARAPGTWSASAIQQALGQRGILIRSCAMYPGLTTSHFRIAVKDAEANDRLLSVLGEVLEEEQRRDS; encoded by the coding sequence ATGATAGAGGTTTACGGTCATGGCGGAGACAGGGAGACAGCTGCCGCGACTTTTGGCGGAGCTGCTGCGGATTTTGTAGATTTTAGTGCAAATATTAATCCGCTTGGTCCACCGCCAGAGGTGCTTGAGGCGCTGCAACACTCATTTGACACTGTGATTCGCTATCCAGACCCTGGGCATCGGAATTTTAAAAATATGCTCGCACGGCGACTGCATGTTCCACCGGAGTCGCTAAGTATCGGAAACGGAGCGGCTGAAAGCATGGCGCTCCTACTATTGGGACTAGCTCCTAAGCGTGTGGGTACAGTGGAGCCGTGTTTTTCGGAATATGCCGAGCTGGCTGGCAAATTCGGAGCCGAGGTCAACCGGGTGTATGGGAAGGCCTCGCTTCAATGGAAGGCGGACGTGGAGGACATCCTTCAGCTCATGGAGCAGGTAGATGTTTTGTTCCTCGGACAGCCGAATAATCCAAATGGCGTACAATATAGTGAGCAGGAGCTGTGCGAGCTGGCAGAGGCGGCTGGCACAACGGGTACCGTGCTGGTGGTGGATGAAGCATTCATTGATTTTATTCCGCTGGAACGGCGAATCTCACTGCTGCCTGTGCTGGATCGCTATCCTCATGTGATTTTGATCCGGTCAATGACCAAATTTTATGCCATTCCTGGCTTGCGATTGGGCTATGCGATTGCTCATCCGGACTATATCCGGCGAATGACGGCCAAACAGGTGACCTGGAGTGTGAATGGATTGGCGTTGCTGGCTGGGGAGGCGTGTTTGAGAAGTGGGCAAGCATATGAGCGCCAAACACAGGAGCTGATTGCTGCGGAGCGCAACCGCCTGTTGACCGCCTTGGCGGAATGGGGCTGCGGTGTCGTTCCCGGTGAAGCCAATTACGTGCTGGCAAGGGCGCCGGGTACGTGGAGCGCATCGGCTATTCAGCAGGCGCTTGGACAACGCGGAATTCTTATACGTAGCTGTGCTATGTATCCGGGACTGACGACGAGCCATTTTCGCATTGCGGTCAAGGATGCAGAAGCCAACGACAGGCTGCTGTCTGTATTGGGTGAAGTGCTGGAGGAGGAGCAGCGGCGTGACAGTTAG
- a CDS encoding Cof-type HAD-IIB family hydrolase, with the protein MYKLIAIDIDDTLINDQKEVTPATQQALEAAVAKGVVVTLATGRAYASAHKIARQTGLNVPIITYQGALVKNLLDENVLYERYVPLVAARRLFEFCVERNLHLQTYIDDKLYTREDNQKIKDYTELNNTEYFVEPVFSKVIEQPAPKLLIIDEPEVLDELIPELRELLGNEVHITKSKPHFLEIMHHEGTKGHALTFLANHFGCELSETIAIGDSWNDHEMLECAGLGIAMENAIPDLKKLADYITRSNNEDGVKHAIDKFVLNVE; encoded by the coding sequence ATGTATAAATTAATTGCCATTGATATTGATGATACACTCATTAACGACCAGAAAGAAGTCACACCAGCGACACAACAGGCATTAGAAGCTGCTGTAGCAAAAGGTGTGGTGGTTACCCTCGCTACTGGACGAGCTTATGCCTCTGCACACAAAATTGCTCGCCAGACGGGTTTGAACGTGCCGATCATTACGTACCAAGGAGCTTTGGTTAAAAACCTGCTGGACGAAAACGTGCTGTATGAGCGTTATGTTCCACTCGTGGCTGCACGTCGTCTGTTTGAATTCTGCGTGGAACGCAATCTGCATCTGCAAACGTATATTGATGACAAATTGTACACACGTGAAGATAATCAGAAAATCAAAGATTACACTGAGCTGAACAACACGGAATATTTTGTAGAGCCTGTATTCAGTAAAGTTATAGAGCAGCCGGCTCCTAAATTGCTGATTATCGACGAGCCTGAAGTGTTGGATGAATTAATTCCTGAACTTCGCGAACTGCTTGGCAATGAAGTTCACATTACAAAATCCAAGCCTCATTTTCTGGAAATTATGCATCATGAAGGCACTAAGGGCCATGCGCTTACCTTCCTTGCAAATCATTTTGGCTGTGAACTGTCGGAAACAATTGCTATCGGTGACTCTTGGAACGACCACGAGATGCTTGAATGCGCTGGTCTCGGCATAGCGATGGAGAATGCCATTCCCGATTTGAAAAAGCTGGCTGATTACATCACTCGCAGCAATAACGAAGACGGTGTTAAGCACGCCATCGACAAATTCGTACTCAACGTTGAATAA
- a CDS encoding TetR/AcrR family transcriptional regulator: MARRAVEQELSRGRILEAARHLFITKGYRAISMRSIGQHLGYSHGSLYYHFKEKAELFYAIVIEDFNTLRGILLQAATGTPDDGLSRLEYLMLEFIRFGLENPYQYEIMFMMHDEELFAYCRTEQNRCVELFASMIRQELSGQGHSEEYCSRVPKSLFLSMHGFVSFYIQDGLTFEEIRPAALAHVKLLCRHL, from the coding sequence ATGGCTAGAAGAGCAGTAGAACAGGAGTTGTCAAGAGGGCGGATTCTGGAAGCGGCCAGGCACTTGTTTATTACCAAGGGCTACCGTGCGATTTCAATGCGCAGCATTGGCCAGCATCTGGGTTACAGTCATGGTTCGTTATATTATCATTTTAAAGAGAAGGCTGAACTGTTCTATGCCATTGTAATTGAAGATTTTAATACATTGCGTGGGATTCTACTGCAAGCAGCAACAGGTACGCCTGATGATGGCTTGAGCAGGTTGGAGTACTTGATGCTGGAATTTATCCGTTTTGGTTTGGAAAATCCATATCAATACGAAATTATGTTCATGATGCACGATGAAGAACTATTTGCATACTGTCGCACAGAGCAAAACCGTTGTGTGGAACTATTTGCGTCCATGATCCGTCAAGAATTGAGTGGTCAGGGGCATTCGGAGGAATATTGCTCTAGGGTACCGAAAAGTCTGTTTTTATCCATGCATGGCTTTGTATCATTTTATATTCAGGACGGTTTAACATTTGAAGAAATTAGGCCCGCTGCTTTAGCACATGTAAAGCTGCTGTGCAGACACCTATGA